The genomic segment TCCGACGACACCCCTCTTGTGTCGTCTACGATTTTTGATCCATGGCCGGGTGATAGGAGGGTCGTGGCATGCCTTCCGACACTCCAACTTCGGTGTCGGATTTGCTCAATCGCAAATGCCGCTATAATTGGCTTCCAAATGTCGTTTCGTTGCTTTCTCAGGGAAGCGCGGCTGCTTTGATCATTTACCTCTGCACTGGTCACTCGTGTGATGGACAGCCCTGAGAGGACCTCTCTCGCAGTCCAGACTTGTGTAGGCCCAGTGAGCCTTCGTAGCTGGGTCTGTTTCAGACAAGACAAATTGTACTTCCTGAGGCACTAGTCGAGAAACTGAAGCATTCGCCGCGCCCCCATGTGTGGTtgacactgcatgcacacgcCAATTCATGAAGCATCCCCGAGTGTGGGAGACGAGGAATAAATCTGCTGTTTCGTCAGATTGACTCGCCCAGATTATGCACCCTGATCGTCCACAGGACCTCGTCAGTTTCCATAGCCTGAATTCTCTGTATTAGATCAGTATTTCTCCCTGAACATCAGTGGTTTTCCTGTACAGGACCGACAAAAAGTGTCATGCGTTTGACCTATGTATATGTGTCTATCTGTGTATATGGATTTTAGTAGACACTCGTGGGTAAGGCACCCCTAAGAGGGGCAGTGAGAGGAATCCCCTACGAAAACCCGGACAACGCAGGTCGTTCCTCCGGGTGGTCGCTCGCGTGAACCATCCTAGAATGTGGCGGATGATTCAAATCAGCTGACGTACCAATGGCATCTGAAGCCGATATCCAGGTGCGGTTGCGCCGGTTGTGGCAGAAGCAGCGGGAAATTGTTGCGTCGGTCGAAGAACAGTTGCTCGacctctcgtttcctcctggAGGAACTTTTGTTGACCTGGAGAAAGCTGCCAGTCGGACGGAATCCTACGTGAGGCTGCTCTTTGGTAGGGCTAGGGCTATGGATGCGGACGAtccggcgtctccgcgtAATGGTCAGGAACCTGGCTCCGTCGATCCCGAGACAGGGCCGCGCGCTTCTTCAGCTGAACAGCGGCCTGATCTGGCGTCTTTGATGCGAGTTATCAAGGAAATTCACGTTGTTACGAACCGGCACGCTGCTGACCTGCCTTTTGGCAATTCAGCAAGTGCTGACGGCGGTGCCGGAGGCGAAAACCGCGAACCATTTGACGAGCAAGAGCGTAGCTTCAGGGATGGAGCGTCGAGACAGCTCGAGTTGCAACCGTTCACCGAAGAACAACTGGCACTTTTGCAAAAACTGAGAGGCAATCTCCCGCCGGCGGCGACAGATGAATCTACCCAGCTGAGGGACAGCCGGTGACCGAAGTAGCTGCTTTTATGGAACTGTGATAAAAAAACACCGTTACATAAATAGTGCTCCACGCTATTGTACACTGCGTGAAGTCTAGGGGGAGGTCAAGGGGGTCTGTCTGAAATCTCGGCGAATGTTCCTGAGTCCCTCGTGTACGGATCCGTGTTTCGGGGGGTATGTAGATTATCGTAGTTTATGAGATACCGCTGGTGCCAGGGCGAAGGCGAGTACCTGGATGCGGTAGGAATGCGACGAGTTAAGTCACGCGGGGAAGCAACCTTATGTGGCATTACATATTCTCATGTTCCCATATTCGTAGCACTTCGGCACTTGAGGAGGAACCTGCTCTGAAAAACCGGTGAAGCAACAGGGATTTATTCGGTGCTCCTCGAGGCTGGCGTCGGGCTCGATTTGCCTGGCGAAAAGCGTTTGAAGCTGTGCCTCACTATATATCGGATGCATTGACATCAGATGAAATTGTGACACTAGAGGGTGCGCATTTCTTTTAGCAGAATCGACGTGGTGCAGTATTGGAGAGGATTAATTATATCCGTCTGAGCATCTAGGTTTATACTCGGATATACACGTTATACGCAAACTTCTTGGCTAAACATGTCTTTTCTTTCAAACGtacttcccttctcgccgttggTATCGTGTCAAGCACCAGAGGACCGCAGAGAGCAGACTTGCTTCTGTAGTGGCCTCTGCGAAGACACTCAAATATGGACAAGATTTGTCACTCACACGTTGTTACACTGTCAGTTGTCGACTGCGGAAAGAATGTGAATCACCAAGTTTTCAACCGAGGAAACGCCTCAGCACACACCTCGGTGACTTTTGCAAAATATGGAATCCTCCTCCTGCGGGTCAGTGAGTGCCGTTGGCAAGCATAACCTCCAGACCAATGCAAACATACTTCTTTCTCTGGTTTCAAGGGATTGGTACGAAGAAGTTACCGCGTCTTCCGTTAAGGCGACATCTCTGGTCATCTTTCTGCTCGTTGGAAAAGGCACCCTCCGTGTTGTTCCACAATGTTGGTGCCCATCATTCTTTTGCAAACCGCGTCAATCAAGCCAGGGAATTCCCTCCTCGTTAATGTGTGTAGAACTTGCCATGGCATGActtcctctctgcggagTTCCGATTCACAGACTCTTGAATTAAGCCACTTCTCTCGAATCTCGAATGACGGAAAGTTCGCACAATTTCCGTC from the Toxoplasma gondii ME49 chromosome IX, whole genome shotgun sequence genome contains:
- a CDS encoding hypothetical protein (encoded by transcript TGME49_288020); the protein is MASEADIQVRLRRLWQKQREIVASVEEQLLDLSFPPGGTFVDLEKAASRTESYVRLLFGRARAMDADDPASPRNGQEPGSVDPETGPRASSAEQRPDLASLMRVIKEIHVVTNRHAADLPFGNSASADGGAGGENREPFDEQERSFRDGASRQLELQPFTEEQLALLQKLRGNLPPAATDESTQLRDSR